In the Mesorhizobium sp. WSM2240 genome, AGGTCTGGAAGATCGAGGAAAACTCGCTGGCCTTGGCCAGGCCGACGCGTTCGAGGATCGGCCACAGGCAGAACGTCAACGCGCACATGGCAAGCACGGCCACGAGCAGCGCCGCGATCATCGCGTCGAGCCCAAGTCCGGAAAAATCGGCGTTCAGGATCGTGATGAAGAGCAGCGCCGGGTAAAGCACCCAGTAGCCGAGTTGTTCAAGGCCGCTCCATGCAGCCGGGTCGACCAGCGGCAGCCGCCGAACGATGTTTCCCGCCAGGATGAGCAGGAAGACCGGCAGGATGCTCTCGAAGATCGCCAGCATTCGGGAATGTTCCGGTGGGAAGAAGGAAGGAGGGGTGAAGGAACGCCTATAGGACGGATGTGTTTGGCTTATCAACAGAGGAGCGGCGGGCATTAACCTTAATGAATGGTTTCCGTTGCGGGCGGCGCCTGCAAGTCCCACTGTCTTTCGAGACGAAGCAGGATTCCCATGCCGCGTGTTCTGACATCCTTTTTGACCTTCCATTGGGCCGCGGCTTTCGCCCTCCTGGCGATGGCATGCGTCATGGGTGGTGATGGCGGCGCGGCACAAGCTCTGACCATGCTGGGGCTGGCTGAGAGCAGCTTCGTTGATTCCGCCAATGACTCCGCCTCGATATTTCTCCCGCTGGCTTCGGCAATCTGCGCAATGCTTTTCTTCTGGGCCTTCGCCACGTGCATGTTCAGCGAACCGGAAGCCGAAGGCGACGGCGATGTATTGCGCATGGCATTCGCATCGGCGGCGTTGCTGATCTCATTGTTGATGATCTGCGGATCTGTGAATTTCGTTGCCGGGCTCTATCCGGCCGTCGCCGTCCATCTGGCGGCGCTGCTCGCTTCCTATCTGGCGATACAGGCCGAGCGCCTTGCTGCGATGATATCGGCTGCTCCGAGCCAGGGCGACATCCGCGCCGCCGCCCGCCTCATGGCGCTCGGCGCCGCCCATATTTCCACGCTGTCGCGCCTCTCCGGGCGTGCCGACGCAAATTTCGGCGGAGGCCGCTAATGCGCTATGTTCTCGCGCTCTGGGCCCTGCCGCTGATCATATTCTGGGGCTGGTACGGTCTTTCTTACAACAACATCCATTTCGGCTATGTCATGCTGACCCGCGAGGCACATAACCTCGTCTTCCAGCTTTACGGCGACACGCTCGGCATCGATCCGGAAATCATCCCGGGAATGGTGGCGAAGGCATGCGTGGTCGATACGCTTTTTCTGCTCGCCATCTACGCTTTTCGTCGCCGCCGGCAGATTACCGCCTGGGCAAAGATCCGCCGTGAGCGCTATCTTGGTGTGATTTCCTCACCCAGTGCGTGAAGCCGATCCAGCACGCCTTGCAGGATGAAGGCGGCCGCCGCCGAATCGATCTTCGTCTTCCGCTTGGCACGCGACATGTCCATTTCGATCAACGTGCGTTCGGCCGCGACCGTCGACAGCCTCTCATCCCAGAAGGCGAAGGGCAGGTCGGTCACCCTTGCGATGTTGCGAACGAAGGCACGCGACGCCTGAGCGCGGGGTCCTTCGCTGCCGTCCATGTTGACCGGCAGGCCGATCACGACCGCGCCGGCGTTTTCCTGCTTCAGAAGGTCGAGCAGGGCCGCGGCGTCGAGCGAGAATTTTTTGCGGACGATGACTGAGCGCGGATGCGCGAAGGAAAGGCCCCGGTCCGATACCGCCACGCCGATGGTCTTGTCGCCGAGGTCGAGCCCGGCCAGCGTCTTGCCGCCGGCGAGGTGGGCGGGTAGTTCCTCGATCGTCGAGATGCTCAAGGCGCTTTGGCTTTCCTTTGACTTGGACCGCCTGCGTTCTATCCTTTCGGCGAGGAAAAATCGAGGAGACGCCCTGCCATGAAACTCACCTGGTTCGGACATTCGGCCTTTCGCGTGGAGGCGGGCAGCGCCAAGATCCTGATTGATCCCTTCCTTACCGAGAATCCCTCATGGAAAAAGCCGTGGCTAGGTCCCGCCGAAGGCATCACCCATGTCCTGCTCACGCATGGCCATAGCGACCATATCGGCGACGCCGCGGAGATCCTGAAGGCGACCGGCGCAATGCTCGTCGCCAATTTCGAGGTCTGTATGTTTCTGGTCGGCCAGGGAGTCAGCGGCGACAGGATAAATCCGGGCAATCTCGGCGGCACGGTCGATTGCGGCGGCTTCACCACCACATTCGTCCAGGCTCTGCATTCCTCGTCATTTCCGGGCGAGGGCGGCCAGAACACCTATCTCGGCAACCCCGGCGGCCTCGTCCTGCATTTCCCGGACGAGCGCACGCTCTACCATATGGGCGATACAGATATCTTTTCCGATATGGCGCTGATCAACGAGCTGCACGACCCGAAGATCGGTATCGTGCCGATCGGCGACCGCTTCACCATGGGCGGCGCGGTGGCGGCGCTGGCCTGCCGCCGCTTCTTCAAGTTCGAGACCGTGATTCCCTGCCACTACGCCTCCTTCGGCATCATCGACCAGACCGCCGAAAAATTCACGGCCGGCATGGAAGGCTCGGGCGTGGAGGTCGTTCTGCCGAAGGTGGGCGAGGCGAGGGACGTTTAGCCCGGAACGGGACTGAACCGGACATCAATGTTGCGCACCGCGCGCCGCGCCGGTATAGCGCGGGCGACCGATCCCCTTTCTTGCCGAGGCACGAATGTCCGTTGATCTTCAGACAGTGAAGCGCGTTGCGCATCTCGCCCGCATTGCCGTGACCGAGGAAGATGCCGAGCGGATGACCGGTGAACTCAATGCCATATTGGGGTTCGTCGAGCAGTTGAACGAGGTCGACGTGACTGGCGTGGAGCCAATGACCTCGGTCACTCCGATGGAG is a window encoding:
- a CDS encoding DUF6105 family protein — translated: MRYVLALWALPLIIFWGWYGLSYNNIHFGYVMLTREAHNLVFQLYGDTLGIDPEIIPGMVAKACVVDTLFLLAIYAFRRRRQITAWAKIRRERYLGVISSPSA
- the ruvX gene encoding Holliday junction resolvase RuvX, producing MSISTIEELPAHLAGGKTLAGLDLGDKTIGVAVSDRGLSFAHPRSVIVRKKFSLDAAALLDLLKQENAGAVVIGLPVNMDGSEGPRAQASRAFVRNIARVTDLPFAFWDERLSTVAAERTLIEMDMSRAKRKTKIDSAAAAFILQGVLDRLHALGEEITPR
- a CDS encoding metal-dependent hydrolase — protein: MKLTWFGHSAFRVEAGSAKILIDPFLTENPSWKKPWLGPAEGITHVLLTHGHSDHIGDAAEILKATGAMLVANFEVCMFLVGQGVSGDRINPGNLGGTVDCGGFTTTFVQALHSSSFPGEGGQNTYLGNPGGLVLHFPDERTLYHMGDTDIFSDMALINELHDPKIGIVPIGDRFTMGGAVAALACRRFFKFETVIPCHYASFGIIDQTAEKFTAGMEGSGVEVVLPKVGEARDV
- the gatC gene encoding Asp-tRNA(Asn)/Glu-tRNA(Gln) amidotransferase subunit GatC; protein product: MSVDLQTVKRVAHLARIAVTEEDAERMTGELNAILGFVEQLNEVDVTGVEPMTSVTPMEMKKRADVVTDGGKAGDIVANAPATDENFFLVPKVVE